The following coding sequences lie in one Synergistota bacterium genomic window:
- a CDS encoding D-alanyl-D-alanine carboxypeptidase, which produces MKRRSFVRAFVVFLFLLFTTGGFSEAKELIDPFPFIASSYLVKIDGKIVWAKDIHKRLPPASLTKIMTALIALEKIKPDEIVRVSRSAAMEDGSRIRLKEGDRLRAIDLICAALIHSANDACRAIAEYVGGSESNFVRMMNLRAQRMGLKNTNFVNSCGHDHPNHYSSAYDLMILTEAAMRNQAFARIVSIPEMEVKTVDGKRTFKLKNKNKLIDCYPGVIGVKTGYTDRAGRCLVAWAERGNRKVLLILLNAPNRWDDAPFLLDLAFEF; this is translated from the coding sequence GTGAAAAGGAGATCTTTCGTGAGAGCTTTTGTGGTGTTTTTATTTTTGCTTTTTACTACAGGTGGCTTCTCAGAGGCTAAGGAATTAATAGATCCATTTCCTTTTATAGCTTCATCTTATTTAGTTAAGATAGATGGTAAGATCGTATGGGCTAAGGATATTCATAAAAGGCTTCCTCCTGCAAGTTTGACCAAGATTATGACTGCCTTGATCGCCCTTGAGAAGATTAAACCTGATGAGATAGTTCGGGTTAGCAGAAGTGCTGCTATGGAAGACGGATCGAGGATAAGGCTTAAAGAGGGAGATAGGTTAAGGGCTATAGATTTAATTTGTGCAGCTTTAATACATTCTGCTAATGATGCCTGTAGGGCTATAGCGGAATATGTGGGTGGAAGTGAGTCTAACTTTGTAAGGATGATGAACCTTCGTGCGCAGAGGATGGGCTTGAAGAACACAAATTTCGTCAACTCTTGTGGTCATGATCACCCGAATCATTACTCAAGCGCTTACGATTTAATGATATTAACCGAAGCTGCTATGAGAAATCAAGCCTTTGCCAGAATAGTTTCAATTCCTGAAATGGAAGTGAAAACTGTTGATGGTAAGAGAACCTTTAAACTTAAGAATAAGAATAAACTTATCGATTGCTATCCAGGGGTTATTGGAGTGAAGACGGGTTATACAGATAGAGCGGGGAGATGTTTAGTGGCCTGGGCAGAGAGAGGCAATAGAAAGGTTTTATTGATCCTCTTAAATGCTCCCAATCGCTGGGATGATGCGCCTTTCCTTCTTGACCTCGCTTTTGAGTTTTAG
- a CDS encoding pyridoxal-phosphate dependent enzyme, with translation MLKCRVCGKGFVGFKISCDCGGLLDYFYERPRVFDVCIDKRFLDIRRYVKLLPLKEAFYPSLTLPLTPIVERTFSNVKVFFKLEYLMPSGSFKDRGTYVTVAKLKEEGIQEVTLDSSGNAALSLALFSKCEGLKAHIFIPSHTSKGKKRLLKFLDAEVHEVEGSRMDVYKKAKSFEGGLYVSHWFNPFFLEGTKLIAYEVYEQVGSIDYVLSPVGSGSLFIGLYKGFKELEKYGKLTMPVMIAVQAKGFESLIERSEEKSSLAEGIAIPEPPRKEEMKEILKESCGKAISVGDSEISEALAELLSFGFLVEPTSAATYAGFKILFNEGYFKGKAKVLIPLTGSGLKSV, from the coding sequence TTGTTAAAGTGTAGGGTTTGTGGAAAAGGCTTCGTTGGTTTTAAAATTTCGTGTGATTGTGGTGGGTTATTGGACTATTTTTATGAAAGACCTAGAGTTTTCGATGTTTGCATTGATAAGAGGTTTTTGGACATAAGAAGGTATGTTAAGTTGCTTCCGTTAAAAGAGGCTTTTTATCCAAGCCTTACATTACCTTTAACTCCTATTGTTGAAAGGACCTTTAGTAATGTAAAGGTTTTCTTTAAGCTTGAGTATTTGATGCCAAGCGGTTCCTTTAAAGATCGAGGAACCTATGTAACGGTAGCAAAGCTTAAGGAAGAGGGTATACAAGAGGTTACTTTAGACTCTTCAGGTAATGCTGCTTTAAGCCTAGCTCTTTTTTCTAAGTGTGAAGGATTAAAGGCTCACATATTTATACCTAGTCACACAAGCAAGGGTAAAAAGAGGCTCCTTAAGTTTTTGGATGCTGAGGTTCATGAGGTTGAGGGCTCGAGAATGGATGTATATAAAAAGGCAAAAAGCTTTGAAGGGGGACTATATGTATCTCATTGGTTTAATCCCTTCTTCCTTGAAGGTACAAAATTGATCGCTTACGAGGTCTATGAGCAGGTAGGCTCGATAGATTACGTTTTAAGCCCTGTAGGAAGTGGAAGTCTATTTATAGGTCTTTATAAGGGCTTTAAAGAGCTTGAAAAATATGGTAAGCTTACCATGCCTGTCATGATAGCTGTCCAAGCTAAAGGTTTTGAGAGTTTAATTGAAAGAAGCGAAGAAAAGAGTTCCTTAGCTGAAGGAATAGCTATCCCAGAGCCACCGAGAAAAGAGGAGATGAAAGAAATCCTTAAGGAAAGCTGTGGAAAAGCTATTTCTGTGGGAGATAGTGAGATAAGTGAAGCTTTAGCTGAACTCCTTTCTTTTGGTTTTCTTGTTGAACCTACATCAGCTGCAACTTATGCTGGATTTAAGATCTTATTTAATGAAGGTTATTTTAAGGGAAAGGCGAAGGTTTTGATCCCTTTAACTGGCTCTGGTTTAAAGAGCGTTTAA
- a CDS encoding FprA family A-type flavoprotein yields MQNIKGTENITLYEDSNHKFLFLAWEEKEEEGIVQTNQYMIIDGNEAVLLDPGGVHVFPRVLANVSEIIEPSKIKYIFFTHQDPDVSSGIMLWLSIAENARIYISKLWIRFLPHFGIYDYRRVVPIPDNGDKIKLSSGVELELIPAHFLHSTGNFNLYDPRAKILFSGDIGAAIFEKGKRYPIVEDFNSHTKLMEGFHKRYVASSVVLKKWLSLVERKEINVIAPQHGAIIKGENVKKFLEWLKTLKCGIDIIDEIYGR; encoded by the coding sequence ATGCAAAATATAAAAGGGACAGAAAACATCACCCTATACGAAGACAGTAACCATAAGTTCCTATTTCTCGCTTGGGAGGAAAAGGAGGAAGAAGGTATCGTTCAAACCAACCAGTATATGATAATCGATGGAAATGAAGCGGTCTTACTTGATCCAGGCGGAGTTCACGTTTTCCCAAGAGTTTTAGCTAACGTATCTGAAATAATAGAGCCAAGCAAGATAAAGTATATCTTCTTCACTCATCAAGACCCAGATGTATCCTCCGGAATAATGCTTTGGCTCTCCATAGCTGAAAACGCAAGGATATATATATCGAAACTGTGGATAAGATTTCTTCCCCACTTCGGCATATACGATTACAGAAGAGTAGTGCCCATACCAGATAACGGAGATAAGATAAAGCTTTCCTCAGGGGTCGAGCTTGAGTTAATACCTGCTCATTTCCTTCACTCAACAGGTAATTTCAACCTCTATGATCCCAGGGCCAAGATTCTTTTCTCTGGCGATATAGGAGCTGCAATATTTGAAAAGGGCAAGAGATACCCAATTGTGGAGGACTTTAATAGTCATACAAAGCTAATGGAAGGCTTCCATAAAAGATATGTTGCCTCAAGCGTTGTGCTCAAAAAGTGGCTCAGCTTGGTCGAAAGAAAGGAAATAAACGTAATAGCACCACAACATGGAGCTATAATTAAGGGAGAAAACGTTAAGAAATTCCTTGAATGGCTTAAAACCCTAAAGTGTGGAATAGATATAATAGATGAAATCTACGGAAGGTGA
- a CDS encoding MFS transporter, with amino-acid sequence MLHSRWVVLISTLLIMFCIGGVYAWSAFAYELIKGGYFSVTQSQIVFSSISGGIPFYMILAGRLEQKVRRLKKVVLLTGILFGISYILAGLFNGNFWGVWLSLGFLSAIGIGILYALGIGIPIRWFPAHRKGLVAGLAVGSFGLGSVVLPFIIMYFKGLGYSVHQIFIIVGVIYLSVISVSAIFFDRPNDPEGSLSGEGISVKIKFFNQWCFWRLWLGIFCGVFGGVTIIGNLKNIGLTLINDEFLVTASISLFAITNCIGRVLWGFIGDRIGSPRAIVLSMLCGALALIGLYTLSISAIIYVLLIFLLGFSYGANFVLFARETAECYGINKVTLIYPYVFLGNALAAICGPIIGGILYDLSGGYYKVILVAFFVNLLGVSFFAKDVLRLILSLIKHLGFCKGG; translated from the coding sequence ATGCTTCATAGTAGATGGGTTGTTTTAATATCAACTCTTTTAATCATGTTTTGTATAGGTGGAGTTTATGCTTGGAGTGCCTTTGCCTATGAGCTTATCAAAGGAGGATATTTTTCTGTAACACAGTCTCAAATAGTTTTCAGTTCCATAAGTGGAGGAATACCCTTTTATATGATCTTGGCAGGCAGATTGGAGCAGAAGGTTAGAAGGCTAAAAAAGGTAGTTTTACTTACCGGGATACTGTTTGGTATAAGCTATATTCTTGCGGGGCTTTTTAATGGAAATTTTTGGGGAGTATGGCTTTCTTTAGGCTTTTTAAGTGCGATAGGTATAGGGATTCTTTATGCCTTAGGTATAGGTATTCCTATAAGATGGTTCCCTGCCCATAGGAAAGGTTTGGTTGCCGGTTTAGCTGTTGGTAGCTTTGGATTGGGATCGGTAGTATTGCCGTTCATAATTATGTATTTTAAGGGCTTGGGTTACTCTGTTCATCAAATATTCATAATTGTGGGTGTTATTTATCTTTCAGTCATTTCGGTAAGCGCTATCTTTTTTGATAGGCCAAATGATCCTGAGGGATCCTTATCTGGAGAGGGAATTTCAGTGAAGATTAAGTTTTTCAATCAATGGTGTTTCTGGAGGCTCTGGCTAGGTATTTTTTGTGGTGTGTTCGGAGGGGTGACTATAATAGGTAACTTGAAAAATATAGGATTGACACTTATTAATGATGAGTTTCTTGTTACAGCAAGCATATCTTTGTTTGCGATTACTAACTGTATAGGAAGGGTTTTATGGGGATTTATAGGTGATAGAATTGGTTCTCCTCGCGCTATAGTTCTGAGCATGCTTTGTGGAGCGTTAGCTTTAATAGGACTTTACACTCTCTCCATTAGTGCTATTATATATGTGTTATTGATATTTTTGCTTGGTTTTAGCTATGGTGCGAACTTCGTTCTCTTTGCGAGGGAGACCGCTGAGTGTTATGGGATTAATAAGGTTACCTTAATTTACCCATATGTCTTCCTTGGTAATGCTCTAGCAGCAATTTGTGGACCGATCATTGGAGGGATTCTATATGATCTTTCTGGTGGATATTATAAAGTTATTTTAGTTGCCTTTTTTGTGAACTTATTAGGGGTTTCCTTCTTTGCGAAGGATGTGCTAAGGCTTATCCTATCCTTAATAAAACATCTTGGATTTTGTAAGGGGGGATAA
- a CDS encoding MFS transporter: MFKNRWIILLASFSMMFCVGGIYAWSAFAYELMKGGYISATQSQVIFSSIVGGFSAFMILVGKLERKLRTLKKLVLTGAILFSSGYFLVGFSGGDFLKIWLFLGVLGALGIGIIYTLGVGIPIRWFPPDRKGLVTGVSVGGFGLGAIVLPFIISYLIGLGYNIFQVFMIVGLSYLVIVGFSALLFDKPYYEENFVKEESGLKVKDIFKRWTFWRLWLGIFCGTFGGMMVAGSLKSIGLSKLNNESVVTISISLFAFANFMGRIVWGWIGDLIGSPRAIVLSFLCGAFTLLSLNVLSFGVVLYLVMVFLLGFSYGANFVLFARETAERYGVDKVTLIYPFVFLGYSLASFAGPILGGFLYDLYGNYNSAILISFLIMVIGIIIFFKSAVFERKALRMEG; encoded by the coding sequence GTGTTTAAAAACAGATGGATTATACTGCTTGCGAGCTTTTCAATGATGTTCTGTGTGGGTGGGATCTATGCTTGGAGTGCCTTCGCCTATGAACTTATGAAGGGAGGGTATATTTCTGCTACACAGTCTCAGGTAATTTTTAGCTCTATAGTGGGTGGTTTTTCTGCTTTTATGATCCTTGTGGGTAAGTTAGAGCGTAAATTAAGAACTCTTAAAAAGCTTGTTTTAACTGGAGCGATTCTTTTTAGCAGTGGTTACTTTCTCGTTGGCTTCTCCGGAGGGGATTTCCTCAAAATTTGGCTTTTCTTGGGAGTTTTAGGTGCTCTAGGCATAGGTATCATTTATACATTGGGAGTAGGTATTCCTATAAGATGGTTTCCTCCAGATAGAAAGGGATTAGTTACAGGAGTTTCTGTAGGTGGTTTTGGTTTAGGAGCCATAGTTTTACCCTTTATAATCTCTTATCTGATTGGCTTAGGATATAACATCTTTCAAGTGTTTATGATCGTCGGATTGTCCTATTTAGTTATAGTTGGTTTTAGTGCCCTTCTTTTTGATAAGCCTTATTACGAGGAAAACTTCGTCAAGGAGGAAAGCGGCTTAAAGGTAAAAGACATTTTCAAAAGGTGGACTTTTTGGAGGCTTTGGCTTGGCATCTTTTGTGGGACCTTTGGTGGAATGATGGTAGCGGGGAGTTTAAAAAGTATAGGGTTAAGTAAGCTGAATAATGAATCTGTGGTAACTATAAGTATCTCCCTCTTTGCCTTTGCTAACTTTATGGGTAGAATAGTGTGGGGATGGATTGGTGATCTTATTGGTTCCCCTCGAGCTATAGTTTTAAGCTTCCTTTGCGGGGCTTTTACCTTGCTGAGCTTAAATGTTCTTTCTTTCGGCGTTGTGTTGTATTTAGTTATGGTATTTTTGCTTGGTTTTAGCTATGGTGCGAACTTTGTTCTCTTTGCGAGGGAGACCGCTGAAAGATATGGGGTTGATAAGGTTACATTGATTTATCCTTTTGTTTTTCTAGGGTATTCCCTTGCGTCCTTTGCTGGGCCAATTTTGGGGGGTTTCTTATACGATCTTTATGGAAATTATAACAGTGCTATATTAATCTCATTTTTAATTATGGTGATTGGTATTATAATTTTCTTTAAAAGTGCAGTGTTCGAAAGAAAAGCTCTTCGAATGGAGGGATGA
- a CDS encoding DUF1015 family protein, with amino-acid sequence MAILKPFKALRPKSHLVSLVAALPYDVVGFKEAKEIVKGNPYSFLRVEKSEIEFPYEPDVNDVSVYEKARENLENMIKEGVFILEEKPCFYIYREIMMGRAQTGIVGCCSIDDYLSGVIKRHEHTRADKELERIKHIDICDANTGPVFLFYPFNEEIDALIKSWIEAHVPIYDFISEDGVKHTVWIVDEDEIIGKLEALFNKVSSLYIADGHHRCAAAVKVGFERRKGSKYKDGEFNYFLAAVFPDKDVYIMEYNRLVKDLNGLSEEEFLISIRDKFEVEEKGVHPYKPEREHIFGMYLEGKWYKLEARKGSYDESDPVKSLDVYILQENLLRPLLGILDPRTDKRIDFVGGIRGLEELKRRVDSGEMKVAFALYPVSVKALMAVSDAGMVMPPKSTWFEPKLRSGLFVHRLSE; translated from the coding sequence TTGGCTATTTTAAAACCCTTTAAGGCTTTAAGGCCTAAATCTCATTTAGTTTCTCTTGTAGCTGCACTGCCTTATGATGTGGTGGGTTTTAAGGAGGCAAAGGAAATTGTTAAGGGTAACCCTTATTCCTTCCTCAGGGTTGAAAAATCTGAGATCGAGTTCCCTTATGAGCCTGATGTTAACGATGTGAGCGTTTATGAAAAGGCCAGAGAAAATTTGGAGAATATGATTAAGGAAGGAGTATTTATTTTAGAGGAAAAGCCTTGCTTTTACATTTATAGGGAAATCATGATGGGGAGAGCTCAAACTGGCATAGTTGGATGTTGCAGCATAGATGATTATTTAAGTGGAGTTATTAAGAGGCATGAGCATACCCGTGCGGATAAGGAGCTTGAAAGAATAAAACATATAGATATATGTGATGCTAATACTGGTCCGGTTTTCCTATTTTATCCCTTTAATGAGGAAATAGACGCTTTGATTAAAAGTTGGATAGAAGCTCATGTTCCGATTTACGATTTTATTTCTGAGGATGGAGTTAAACATACCGTTTGGATTGTGGATGAGGATGAGATTATTGGTAAATTAGAAGCCCTATTTAATAAGGTTAGCTCTCTTTACATAGCTGATGGTCACCATAGGTGTGCCGCTGCCGTTAAGGTTGGTTTTGAAAGAAGAAAGGGTTCTAAATATAAGGATGGGGAGTTTAACTACTTTTTGGCAGCTGTATTTCCCGATAAGGATGTTTACATAATGGAGTATAACCGTTTAGTTAAGGATCTTAACGGTTTAAGCGAAGAGGAATTTTTAATTAGTATTAGGGATAAATTTGAAGTAGAAGAAAAGGGAGTTCACCCCTATAAGCCAGAAAGGGAACATATTTTTGGTATGTATCTTGAGGGTAAGTGGTATAAGCTTGAGGCTAGGAAGGGAAGTTATGATGAATCCGATCCAGTTAAAAGCCTTGATGTCTATATTTTGCAAGAAAATCTATTGAGGCCATTACTAGGTATATTAGATCCAAGAACTGATAAGAGAATAGATTTTGTTGGAGGTATAAGAGGGCTTGAGGAGCTTAAGAGAAGGGTTGATTCAGGAGAGATGAAGGTAGCCTTTGCCCTTTATCCTGTATCAGTTAAAGCTCTAATGGCCGTTTCTGATGCGGGTATGGTTATGCCTCCTAAATCTACATGGTTTGAGCCAAAGTTAAGGAGCGGTTTGTTTGTCCACAGATTAAGTGAGTAG
- the ord gene encoding 2,4-diaminopentanoate dehydrogenase — MRIALWGFGAMGRGIATALIQSDLIKLVGVIDRDPSLSGRDVGEILGIGPYGIRVSDSPEIIRKVNPDLVIIATSSFVREVLPQVEFAVKACSNVITIAEEMVFPFYTYPDESSYLDDLAKRYGVTILGTGVNPGFVLDTLIIALTGVCLKVERIVARRINDLSPFGKTVMESQGVGKTLSEFEKGLRDGKVVGHIGFHQSIGMISRALGWRITRVEEERRPIVSKVYRETPVVKIEPGLVAGCEHLVKAYMGDKCVIEFYHPQQVYPHLEGIETGDYIEIYGDPDIKLAIRPEIPGGKATVAIAVNMIPIVLRAESGLKCMADLPVPRSMLSCWR; from the coding sequence TTGCGCATAGCTCTTTGGGGATTTGGTGCAATGGGGAGAGGGATAGCTACTGCTTTAATTCAGAGCGATTTAATAAAGCTTGTTGGGGTAATAGATAGAGATCCTTCTCTTTCGGGTAGGGATGTGGGCGAGATCTTAGGGATAGGCCCTTATGGGATTAGAGTTTCTGACTCTCCAGAAATTATAAGAAAGGTCAATCCCGATTTAGTTATAATTGCCACAAGCTCTTTTGTTAGGGAGGTTCTTCCTCAGGTGGAGTTTGCCGTTAAGGCGTGCTCCAATGTTATAACTATAGCTGAGGAAATGGTCTTTCCCTTTTATACTTATCCTGATGAATCCAGCTATTTAGATGACTTGGCTAAACGATATGGGGTTACCATACTTGGAACCGGCGTAAATCCTGGTTTTGTATTAGACACTCTTATAATTGCCTTGACGGGGGTATGCTTGAAAGTTGAAAGAATAGTTGCAAGAAGAATAAACGATCTCTCCCCCTTTGGTAAAACTGTCATGGAATCCCAAGGGGTTGGTAAAACCTTAAGCGAGTTTGAGAAGGGTTTAAGAGATGGAAAAGTCGTTGGGCACATTGGTTTCCATCAGAGCATCGGGATGATATCAAGGGCTTTAGGTTGGAGGATAACGAGGGTAGAGGAGGAAAGAAGGCCTATCGTATCTAAAGTTTATAGGGAAACCCCGGTTGTTAAGATTGAGCCTGGCTTAGTTGCTGGCTGTGAGCACTTGGTTAAGGCTTATATGGGAGACAAATGCGTGATCGAGTTTTATCATCCTCAGCAAGTCTATCCTCATCTTGAGGGGATCGAAACCGGTGATTACATAGAGATTTATGGTGATCCAGATATAAAGCTTGCTATAAGGCCTGAGATACCTGGTGGGAAAGCTACTGTTGCCATAGCAGTTAACATGATCCCAATTGTCTTGAGGGCAGAGTCTGGATTAAAGTGTATGGCCGATCTTCCTGTGCCGAGATCGATGTTATCATGCTGGAGATAA
- a CDS encoding FkbM family methyltransferase, whose amino-acid sequence MVYKFAFGGWRLKLLRNAMSVEYKVDWWSVFREILSSHSPEKIRFPSVSLVKEEDGFGFFRIGEREFYFPLSFYSQSLLGFIYWEVFDRKVYEGGNCLIQPGDWVVDAGACEGFFSLYALEKGANVLVFEPIPELAKALEMTLKKYIDEGRAKVFPLGLGSRNASVEMFVSRKSVISSSFSKDKIDYLKEEWLDFERKILRVAPLDELLRSNLLPPISFIKADVEGYERELLLGASEVIRRYKPRLSICTYHLPDDYIEIPKIVEGFGLNYKIILKVHGNTLSIMHAW is encoded by the coding sequence TTGGTCTATAAATTTGCTTTTGGAGGTTGGAGGCTTAAGCTTTTAAGGAATGCGATGAGCGTTGAGTATAAGGTTGATTGGTGGAGCGTATTTAGAGAGATACTTTCCTCTCACTCTCCCGAGAAGATTAGATTCCCTTCAGTGAGTCTAGTTAAGGAGGAGGATGGTTTCGGTTTTTTTAGGATTGGGGAAAGAGAGTTTTATTTCCCTTTGTCTTTCTACTCTCAAAGCCTTTTAGGATTTATTTACTGGGAGGTCTTTGACAGGAAGGTCTATGAGGGTGGGAACTGCTTAATTCAACCTGGTGACTGGGTGGTTGATGCAGGGGCATGCGAGGGCTTCTTTTCTCTTTATGCGTTAGAGAAGGGAGCTAACGTTCTCGTTTTTGAGCCTATACCTGAATTAGCGAAGGCTCTTGAGATGACGCTTAAGAAATATATAGATGAGGGAAGGGCTAAGGTTTTCCCTTTAGGTCTTGGTAGTAGAAATGCTAGTGTGGAAATGTTTGTTTCAAGAAAAAGTGTGATAAGTAGTAGTTTTTCCAAAGATAAGATAGACTATCTTAAAGAAGAGTGGCTAGACTTTGAAAGAAAGATATTAAGAGTTGCTCCTCTTGATGAGCTTTTAAGATCTAATCTTTTGCCTCCTATATCTTTCATTAAGGCGGATGTGGAGGGTTATGAGAGGGAGCTACTTTTGGGTGCTTCTGAGGTTATCCGCAGATATAAGCCTCGTTTATCTATATGTACTTATCATCTTCCAGATGATTATATTGAGATACCGAAAATAGTTGAAGGCTTTGGCCTAAACTATAAAATAATACTAAAAGTGCATGGTAACACCTTAAGTATTATGCATGCTTGGTAA
- a CDS encoding DUF3160 domain-containing protein — MRLKIFLFLVLGFCSLLSGPSLSYVKIEDVSNIDRFHIPDSSKALLEKNLFVVCPASHWQPFFVYEDNVYRRIPNFVTVDSVLHLYHLFFNFTLRKLEEERFLPLLKTFTRGLLSQTIRTYDSLQGGELKEAALRNVAYVGVAFNLLGLKGELPPQAQSMVSRELNLIRERPGLVEGNIFPYAIDYTQFIPRGHYAGKESLRRYFMVMAWYGLVPFSPAYRDSEGNLKLSSRVALQTMLIVNDVYSAGLVDTWDRLFKPLNYFVGFSDDLTVREVRGLLESVYGKRYNLSDLSNPSALRLYIDKFIKLRQPRIKPKLAHLAGRLPNLPDPEASQFRLMGQRYTPDSEVLQELSDPKERPIPCGLDLIAVMGSDRAYQIIDGGYRVYGLPEAFGKLVWKEYINRRDELAQRFSQLREGDWTSTLYWGWLWVLKSLIEPVDERCPPFMKNVAWKDKSIQTALASWVQLRHDIVLYAKQSFVGAEGGDGSEEVVKGYVEPNVEAWKRLLTLIRQTKKLFNYQRLFVKGVDEKLNRLENMIDFLLKCAEKELKGEPLSEQDYIRIETIGGEMDFLALEVVSDGKASGWMELVHPSDRNMACVVDVHTADIRVEGFGHQVLEEAIGHANEIFVIVPIEGKPTLTRGAVFSYYEFLWPASDRLTDERWQEMLSRNIAPPQPSWTGSFTSPEKIKVKETPAP, encoded by the coding sequence ATGAGATTAAAAATTTTTTTATTTTTAGTATTAGGTTTTTGTTCCCTTTTATCTGGCCCATCCTTAAGTTATGTAAAGATTGAGGATGTTTCTAATATTGATAGGTTTCATATACCCGATAGCTCTAAGGCCCTGTTGGAGAAAAATCTCTTTGTAGTTTGTCCTGCTAGTCATTGGCAGCCTTTCTTTGTATACGAGGATAACGTATATCGCCGTATACCTAACTTTGTTACCGTTGATAGCGTTCTTCATCTTTATCATCTTTTCTTTAACTTCACCTTAAGGAAATTGGAGGAAGAAAGATTTCTACCCCTTCTTAAAACCTTTACAAGAGGGCTTCTATCTCAAACTATTAGAACCTATGATAGCCTTCAAGGTGGGGAGCTTAAAGAAGCGGCCTTACGAAACGTAGCTTATGTAGGTGTGGCATTTAACTTACTTGGCCTTAAGGGGGAGCTTCCTCCTCAGGCTCAATCTATGGTTTCGAGGGAGCTCAATCTTATCAGAGAAAGGCCTGGTTTAGTTGAAGGGAATATATTCCCATATGCGATCGACTATACTCAGTTTATTCCTCGAGGGCATTACGCGGGAAAGGAAAGCCTAAGGCGATACTTTATGGTTATGGCTTGGTATGGCCTTGTCCCCTTTTCCCCAGCCTATAGGGATTCTGAGGGTAACCTGAAGTTAAGCTCGAGAGTGGCCCTTCAGACGATGCTCATAGTTAATGATGTTTATTCAGCTGGTTTAGTTGATACATGGGATAGGTTATTTAAACCACTTAACTATTTTGTTGGTTTTTCTGATGACCTTACAGTGAGAGAGGTAAGAGGTCTTTTAGAAAGCGTTTATGGCAAGAGGTATAACCTATCTGATCTTTCTAACCCGAGCGCACTAAGATTATATATAGATAAGTTTATTAAGCTAAGACAGCCTAGGATTAAGCCTAAGTTAGCTCACCTTGCTGGAAGGTTGCCTAACTTACCTGATCCTGAGGCCTCTCAGTTTCGGCTGATGGGACAGCGTTATACCCCCGATAGCGAAGTTTTACAAGAGCTTTCTGATCCTAAGGAGCGTCCTATACCATGCGGTTTAGATCTTATAGCTGTTATGGGAAGTGATAGGGCTTATCAGATAATCGATGGAGGATATAGGGTTTATGGTTTGCCGGAAGCTTTTGGCAAACTTGTGTGGAAGGAATATATTAATAGGCGCGATGAGTTAGCCCAGAGGTTTAGTCAGCTTAGGGAAGGCGATTGGACCTCTACACTTTATTGGGGTTGGCTTTGGGTCTTAAAAAGCTTGATTGAGCCTGTTGATGAAAGATGCCCTCCTTTTATGAAAAACGTTGCCTGGAAAGATAAATCTATCCAGACCGCTTTAGCCTCTTGGGTTCAGCTACGTCATGATATCGTACTTTATGCTAAGCAATCCTTTGTAGGCGCTGAAGGGGGAGACGGAAGTGAGGAAGTTGTTAAAGGTTATGTGGAGCCTAACGTTGAAGCTTGGAAGCGCTTGCTTACTCTGATTCGTCAAACTAAAAAGTTATTCAATTACCAGAGATTGTTTGTTAAGGGTGTGGATGAGAAGTTAAATAGACTTGAAAATATGATTGATTTTTTACTTAAATGTGCTGAAAAAGAACTTAAAGGAGAGCCTTTAAGCGAACAAGACTATATCAGGATAGAGACTATAGGCGGAGAGATGGATTTCCTCGCTTTGGAAGTAGTTAGCGATGGTAAAGCTTCAGGTTGGATGGAATTAGTTCATCCCTCTGATAGGAACATGGCATGTGTCGTTGATGTTCACACCGCAGATATTCGTGTAGAAGGTTTTGGACATCAAGTTTTGGAGGAGGCTATCGGGCATGCTAACGAGATATTTGTTATCGTTCCTATAGAAGGTAAGCCTACTTTAACTCGAGGGGCTGTTTTCAGTTATTATGAGTTTTTATGGCCAGCCTCTGATAGATTGACTGATGAAAGATGGCAGGAAATGTTATCTAGAAATATAGCACCGCCTCAACCATCTTGGACAGGTTCCTTTACATCTCCTGAGAAAATAAAAGTAAAAGAAACCCCGGCACCTTGA